The Pseudoxanthobacter soli DSM 19599 sequence TCAATGGGCGGTCACCTCGCGGTGGATCTCGCTTCCTGTCTGCCGGACCATTACCGCGCCACCATCGCGGTCGAAGGCGCGCTGCGTTCGGCGGTTGAATATGTCGATGTCGGCATGGCCGGAATCCGCAAGGAATTCGACAACCCCAACGTCAACCGCACCTCGATCGGCGCGGCGATGATGCTGAACATCTCGCCCTATTCGCCTGAGCAGAACGTGCGCGAAATCCAGTGGGAATATGCCTGCGGCGGGCCGGGAATATTCGCCGGAGACCTCTATTATTACTACTACGATCACAACATGTCGGACGAGGAAGCCGCGGCGATCGATACGTCGAAGTGCATGCTCTACATGCTGACCGGCGAATACGATCCGAACACCTCCCCCAAGGAGACGCAGGCGCTCGCGGACCTCGTGAAGGGCTCGAAGTTCCAGGCGATGGACAAGCTCGGCCATTTTCCCGTGACCGAGAACTACGAGGCCTTCCGCACCTACCTGCTGCCGATCCTGGCAGACATCAAGGCGAAGTCGAACGGCTGAAAGACCGCACGGAAAAGCCGGCCGAAAGGCCGAAGATGAAAAAATACGAGGGAGGAATTGAGATGGGAAAGAGATTGAAGCTGTCGGGGCTCGCGCTCGCTGGCGCGCTCGCCCTGACCGCAACCGCCGCCACGGCGCAGGGCGTCAAGGACCTGCCGGCGAGCGAGCAGGCGATCTACGCGATCGTCGATCCGCAGGTTCCGCTCGGACCGAGCGCCTATGCCGACTTCAAGGCGAAGAACCCCCCGCCGTGGAAGATCGGCTATGCCTCGTCCTATGCCGGCAACACCTGGCGTGCGGCGGCGCTGGACGAGATCATGAACGTCCTGCTGCCGAAGGCGCAGAAGGCCGGGCTCGTCTCCGAGGTGGTCGTCACCCAGTCCGACCTCAAGGACGCAGTGCAGATCCAGCAGATGCGCCAACTCGTCGACAGCGGCGTCGACGCCATCATCATCTGCTGCTCGAATGTGACCGCTCTCAACCAGTCCATCGAATATGCCCATTCGAAGGGCGTGCCGGTGTTCTCGTTCTCCGGCTACGTCACGTCGCCCTACGCCATCAACGCCGCGGCGAACCACAGCCAGGGCGGCTACGACATGGGCAAGTGGCTTGCCGAGGAAATGGGCGGCAAGGGCAACGTGCTGCTCGTCTCGGGCATCCCGGGCTTCGCGTCCTCCGACAGCTTCGATCTCGGTGCTAAGAAGGCCCTCGCCGAGTACCCGGACATCAAGGTTGTCGGTGAAGTTGCGGGCAAGTGGACCGACCAGGTCGCGCAGGTCGAGGTGCAGAAGTTCCTCGCCACCAACCCGCAGCAGATCGACGGCATCCTGACCCAGGGCGCGCAGGAGAACGGCGTGCTGAACGCCATGCTCCAGTCCGGCCGTCCCATGGTGCCGATCACCATCGGCGGCGAGGCCTCGGCGGCATGCTACTGGCTCCAGCACCCCGACTGGATTTCCAAGGCGTTCCATATCTGGCCGCCGCGCAAGGAAATGGACCTGATCTGGGACGTCATGCTGCGCACCCTCGAGG is a genomic window containing:
- a CDS encoding alpha/beta fold hydrolase, with the translated sequence MAKHDPITGRYVYLTVEDVEYRVYYEEAGQGIPLIVGHTAGSDGRQYRHLLCDAEVTKDFRVIAFDLPFHGKSLPPYGKRWWEEEYNMTKARMMAFPTTLAKELGLDRPVYMGSSMGGHLAVDLASCLPDHYRATIAVEGALRSAVEYVDVGMAGIRKEFDNPNVNRTSIGAAMMLNISPYSPEQNVREIQWEYACGGPGIFAGDLYYYYYDHNMSDEEAAAIDTSKCMLYMLTGEYDPNTSPKETQALADLVKGSKFQAMDKLGHFPVTENYEAFRTYLLPILADIKAKSNG
- a CDS encoding ABC transporter substrate-binding protein, which produces MGKRLKLSGLALAGALALTATAATAQGVKDLPASEQAIYAIVDPQVPLGPSAYADFKAKNPPPWKIGYASSYAGNTWRAAALDEIMNVLLPKAQKAGLVSEVVVTQSDLKDAVQIQQMRQLVDSGVDAIIICCSNVTALNQSIEYAHSKGVPVFSFSGYVTSPYAINAAANHSQGGYDMGKWLAEEMGGKGNVLLVSGIPGFASSDSFDLGAKKALAEYPDIKVVGEVAGKWTDQVAQVEVQKFLATNPQQIDGILTQGAQENGVLNAMLQSGRPMVPITIGGEASAACYWLQHPDWISKAFHIWPPRKEMDLIWDVMLRTLEGQGPKVQTILRPVLPFTLEDVKAALPADCDLNSTEFIEPAADGWFPASVAKDYFINFKN